The proteins below come from a single Burkholderia contaminans genomic window:
- a CDS encoding undecaprenyl-phosphate glucose phosphotransferase, producing the protein MNTAMQRKRATVGARFVCAIDTLLIVVIAVIVHQGSLFNLATLRIEWLLISVSALLAAFVLRLAGIGLDGRTRPATRHALRTLLLWFVVQGFVFLKMIAITDVTAPLLAWFFGWTFCAAIALVAFRLVLGVVCRRSLGVAGMPSRIAIVGGGEWLERIVESLRGAGAARYRFVGAYRTTGETVALGGNGFVATDLASFAASARAACADEIWIALPLDDDAAITRVIDEFRADFVELRLMPDVSKHALFGSHVEDILGEPAISLAAPPLSRRALLTKSIFDRLFAAAVLIVLMPLMLVLALAIKLTSPGPVLFTQRRRGADGQTFDIYKFRTMRVHVEQPGKVAQATRNDPRVTKVGAFLRRTSLDELPQFVNVLFGDMSVVGPRPHAVEHDAQYRTLVDGYIHRYRIKPGITGWAQINGLRGATEQLESMQSRVEYDLYYLRNWSFALDLRIIGATVLKGFGHQNAY; encoded by the coding sequence ATGAATACAGCTATGCAGCGCAAGCGGGCAACGGTCGGTGCGCGTTTCGTATGCGCGATCGATACGCTGCTGATCGTCGTCATTGCGGTGATCGTGCATCAAGGTTCTCTTTTCAATCTCGCGACACTTCGCATCGAATGGCTGTTGATCAGCGTCAGCGCGCTGCTCGCGGCATTCGTTCTGCGGCTCGCCGGCATCGGCCTCGATGGCCGCACGCGACCGGCGACACGCCATGCCCTGCGTACGCTCTTGCTCTGGTTTGTCGTTCAAGGTTTTGTATTCCTAAAAATGATTGCGATAACGGACGTCACGGCGCCGCTGCTCGCGTGGTTTTTCGGATGGACGTTCTGTGCCGCGATTGCACTCGTTGCATTCCGGCTCGTACTGGGCGTCGTATGCCGTCGCAGCCTGGGCGTGGCAGGCATGCCGTCGCGCATCGCGATCGTCGGCGGCGGCGAATGGCTCGAGCGCATCGTCGAGTCGCTCCGCGGGGCCGGTGCGGCACGCTACCGCTTCGTCGGCGCATATCGCACGACGGGCGAGACCGTCGCGCTCGGCGGTAACGGTTTCGTCGCGACCGATCTCGCGTCATTCGCCGCATCCGCGCGTGCAGCGTGCGCGGACGAGATCTGGATTGCGCTGCCGCTCGACGACGACGCCGCGATCACGCGCGTGATCGACGAGTTCCGCGCCGATTTCGTCGAACTGCGGCTGATGCCCGACGTCAGCAAACACGCGCTGTTCGGCAGCCACGTCGAGGACATCCTCGGCGAGCCGGCGATCTCGCTGGCCGCGCCGCCGCTGTCGCGACGCGCGCTGCTCACGAAATCGATCTTCGATCGCCTGTTCGCGGCTGCCGTGCTGATCGTGCTGATGCCGTTGATGCTCGTCCTCGCCTTGGCCATCAAGCTGACATCGCCGGGCCCCGTGCTGTTCACGCAGCGGCGCCGCGGTGCCGACGGCCAGACGTTCGACATCTACAAGTTCCGCACGATGCGCGTGCATGTCGAACAACCGGGCAAGGTCGCACAGGCCACGCGCAACGACCCGCGCGTGACGAAAGTCGGCGCATTCCTGCGCCGCACGAGCCTCGACGAGCTGCCGCAGTTCGTCAACGTGCTGTTCGGCGACATGTCGGTGGTCGGCCCGCGCCCGCATGCGGTGGAGCACGACGCGCAATACCGCACGCTCGTCGACGGCTACATCCACCGCTACCGGATCAAGCCAGGCATCACGGGCTGGGCGCAGATCAACGGCCTGCGCGGCGCGACCGAGCAGCTCGAAAGCATGCAGTCGCGTGTCGAGTACGACCTGTACTACCTGCGCAACTGGTCGTTCGCGCTCGATCTTCGAATCATCGGCGCGACGGTGCTGAAAGGCTTCGGGCACCAGAACGCTTACTGA
- a CDS encoding glycosyltransferase: MKSSSSITFVMDGNFSRVGREIYSPHMGHEKFAGRFAPHFDAVRIVARAFPKTRPIGSLVTGPTTSFVDLGAIRGARHWLPGLPRATARLIGALRGAQTLVIRFPGNVATLALLLCWVMRKPFSAEIVADPEDYFSKAASDHPLRRVAKWLHCRATACAARRAQSVRYVTEAYLQEKYPPRARTASFGFSDAFLPDGLFVARDPAARAQPGSLRLINVSMMHNRSKGHVALLEAVARLRRKNVAVVLTLVGDGALRAELEAMAHALGIANGVAFRGQVSSETACAMVAEHDLFVLPSLQEGMPRAMLEAMAVGTPVLGTRVGGIPEVLPASDLIRAGSVDAIEAAIDAIARDPAQLVDMRARQQAKAAGFSYSALQEKYDAYCRYLIERCAA; encoded by the coding sequence ATGAAATCGAGCAGTTCCATCACCTTCGTGATGGACGGTAATTTTTCGCGGGTCGGCCGCGAAATCTACAGTCCCCACATGGGTCACGAAAAGTTCGCGGGCCGCTTTGCACCGCATTTCGATGCGGTGCGGATCGTCGCGCGCGCGTTTCCGAAAACGCGACCGATCGGCTCGCTCGTGACCGGGCCGACTACGTCGTTCGTCGATCTCGGCGCGATTCGCGGCGCCCGCCACTGGCTTCCGGGCTTGCCGCGTGCGACGGCGCGGCTGATCGGCGCGCTCCGCGGCGCGCAAACGCTGGTGATCCGCTTTCCGGGCAACGTCGCGACGCTCGCGCTGCTGCTGTGCTGGGTCATGCGCAAGCCGTTCTCGGCCGAAATCGTGGCCGATCCGGAGGATTACTTCAGCAAGGCGGCGTCAGATCACCCGCTGCGCCGCGTCGCGAAATGGCTTCATTGCCGCGCGACCGCATGCGCCGCTCGGCGGGCGCAAAGCGTGCGCTACGTGACGGAGGCGTATCTGCAGGAAAAGTATCCGCCGCGTGCGCGCACCGCTTCGTTCGGCTTCAGCGACGCGTTCCTGCCGGACGGGCTCTTCGTCGCGCGCGATCCCGCCGCACGTGCGCAGCCCGGATCGCTGCGGCTGATCAACGTATCGATGATGCACAACCGGAGCAAGGGACACGTCGCGCTGCTCGAAGCCGTGGCGCGCCTGAGGCGCAAGAACGTGGCCGTCGTCCTCACGCTCGTCGGCGACGGTGCCTTGCGCGCGGAACTGGAAGCCATGGCGCACGCACTGGGCATCGCGAACGGGGTGGCGTTCCGCGGGCAGGTGTCGTCGGAAACGGCCTGCGCGATGGTCGCGGAACACGATCTGTTCGTGCTGCCGTCGCTGCAGGAGGGCATGCCGCGCGCGATGCTGGAAGCCATGGCGGTCGGCACGCCGGTGCTCGGCACGCGCGTGGGCGGGATTCCGGAAGTGCTGCCGGCGAGCGACCTGATCCGGGCCGGCTCGGTCGATGCGATCGAAGCCGCGATCGATGCGATCGCGCGCGACCCGGCGCAGCTCGTCGACATGCGTGCCCGCCAGCAGGCGAAGGCCGCCGGTTTCTCGTATTCGGCGCTGCAGGAAAAGTATGACGCGTACTGCCGTTACCTGATCGAACGATGCGCCGCCTGA
- a CDS encoding low molecular weight protein-tyrosine-phosphatase, with translation MIRNILIICTGNICRSPIGEGLLRSRLAGVEVASAGTSALVGEPADGSAVVVAAEHGIDLSAHRAQQLTAALIRGADIVLTMEAAQKRAIVERYPYALGRVFQLDKQNGMDVPDPYMKPVDAFRQAYSRIEHGVNAWVPTIAALK, from the coding sequence ATGATTCGAAACATTCTCATCATCTGCACCGGAAATATCTGTCGCAGCCCGATCGGCGAAGGGCTGCTGCGATCGCGCCTGGCGGGCGTCGAGGTGGCGTCGGCCGGCACGTCCGCGCTCGTCGGCGAGCCCGCCGACGGAAGTGCGGTCGTGGTCGCGGCCGAGCACGGGATCGACCTCTCCGCGCACCGTGCGCAGCAACTTACCGCGGCACTGATTCGCGGCGCCGACATCGTCCTGACGATGGAAGCCGCCCAGAAGCGCGCGATCGTCGAGCGCTATCCCTATGCGCTCGGACGCGTGTTCCAGCTCGACAAGCAGAACGGCATGGATGTGCCGGATCCCTACATGAAACCGGTCGATGCGTTCCGGCAGGCCTATTCCCGGATCGAGCACGGCGTGAACGCGTGGGTGCCCACGATCGCGGCACTGAAATGA
- a CDS encoding polysaccharide pyruvyl transferase family protein translates to MNKPDVYLLHAYSSRNSGDGLLVKLSLKAIRAAGIDDVVTIVCLDPASFDGYLDDANVRLWSLARFCVETVRGLGRARPALFFGVGGGYLRASSGIEGWKALIAHGSQLACTALRRTKRSIYLPQSIGPLKSLPGALLAALVRRCVDVVFLRDDQSVDELAHPHGIRTGDLVVLEIARTPRRESAAKRSIQRTRPIRFVFRDLKGKPYRDDYVVNLRRLGKLLPDAGFALQSSGRGNGDDTFYRDTFGVGQVDDLATLVARERPVVVSVRLHGSLESVLAGVPSIHIAYERKGHAAYDDLGLSRYVVHASDFDAHRVAALAREVAEDDGAYWQAMHAEGAGRYNEMVERIRHEIEQFHHLRDGR, encoded by the coding sequence ATGAACAAGCCTGACGTCTATCTCCTGCACGCGTACAGCTCGCGAAACAGCGGCGATGGCCTGCTGGTCAAGCTGAGCCTGAAGGCGATCCGCGCCGCCGGCATCGACGATGTCGTCACGATCGTCTGTCTCGATCCGGCCTCGTTCGACGGCTATCTCGACGATGCGAACGTCCGCCTCTGGTCGCTGGCCCGGTTCTGCGTCGAGACCGTGCGCGGGCTCGGCCGTGCGCGGCCCGCGCTGTTCTTCGGCGTGGGCGGCGGTTACCTGCGCGCGTCCAGCGGCATCGAGGGCTGGAAAGCGCTGATCGCGCACGGCAGCCAGCTGGCCTGCACGGCGTTGCGCCGCACGAAGCGCTCGATCTATCTGCCGCAGAGCATCGGTCCGCTGAAGTCCCTGCCCGGCGCGCTGCTGGCCGCGCTGGTGCGACGCTGCGTCGATGTCGTGTTCCTGCGCGACGACCAGAGCGTCGACGAGCTCGCGCATCCGCACGGCATCCGCACGGGCGATCTCGTCGTGCTCGAGATCGCCCGGACGCCGCGCCGCGAGTCGGCTGCGAAGCGCAGTATCCAACGTACCCGCCCGATCCGGTTCGTGTTCCGCGACCTGAAGGGCAAGCCGTATCGCGACGACTACGTCGTCAATCTGCGCCGCCTCGGAAAGCTGCTGCCGGACGCGGGTTTCGCGCTGCAAAGCAGCGGCCGCGGCAACGGCGACGACACGTTCTACCGCGACACGTTCGGTGTCGGGCAAGTCGACGACCTGGCGACGCTCGTCGCACGCGAGCGCCCGGTGGTCGTCTCCGTCCGCCTGCACGGCAGCCTCGAAAGCGTGCTGGCCGGCGTGCCGAGCATTCATATCGCCTACGAGCGCAAGGGCCACGCCGCTTACGACGACCTCGGGCTGTCGCGCTATGTCGTGCATGCGAGCGACTTCGACGCGCATCGCGTCGCCGCACTGGCGCGCGAGGTCGCGGAAGACGACGGCGCTTACTGGCAGGCGATGCACGCGGAAGGCGCGGGTCGCTACAACGAGATGGTCGAAAGGATCCGTCATGAAATCGAGCAGTTCCATCACCTTCGTGATGGACGGTAA
- a CDS encoding polysaccharide biosynthesis/export family protein, translating into MQMPTQASLPVSGGDAHTPGTVLPVSIAEINATLIRQLRADARSAATNQAAALVGPATAYTLGAGDVLQVTVWDHPELALAQGQQPQTNTRPSDPPQGFVIDDAGNVQMPYAGNVPVAGLTVDGARQAISAALARYFVAPKVTVRVASFRAKQIHVDGEVRTPGTVPVNDVPLTLYEAVGRAGGFTAAADQSRLELVRGGASYPIDLPDMLARGVNPSSLVLRNGDLLRVVPREENGVYVMGEVSRPITALPLRTGRLTLSDALSQAGSFNSASADAAQLYVIRGATSDAPRVFHLDARSPVAMVLANQFDLQPKDVVYVDSNSLVRASRVLNLLLPAINAGLTGAIVTK; encoded by the coding sequence ATGCAGATGCCCACCCAGGCCAGCCTGCCTGTGTCGGGCGGCGATGCGCATACGCCGGGCACCGTGCTGCCGGTGTCCATCGCCGAAATCAATGCGACGCTGATTCGCCAGTTGAGGGCCGACGCACGCAGTGCGGCCACCAACCAGGCCGCTGCGCTCGTCGGACCCGCCACTGCCTATACGCTCGGCGCCGGCGACGTGCTGCAGGTCACCGTGTGGGATCACCCTGAACTGGCGCTCGCGCAGGGCCAGCAGCCGCAGACGAACACACGCCCGTCCGATCCGCCGCAGGGCTTCGTCATCGACGACGCAGGCAACGTGCAGATGCCCTACGCCGGCAACGTGCCGGTCGCGGGCCTGACGGTCGACGGCGCACGCCAGGCGATCTCGGCCGCGCTCGCGCGCTACTTCGTCGCACCGAAGGTCACGGTGCGCGTCGCGTCGTTCCGCGCGAAACAGATTCACGTCGACGGCGAAGTCCGCACACCGGGCACCGTGCCGGTCAACGACGTGCCGCTGACGCTGTACGAAGCGGTCGGCCGCGCGGGCGGCTTCACGGCGGCGGCCGACCAGAGCCGCCTCGAGCTGGTGCGCGGCGGCGCGTCCTATCCGATCGACCTGCCCGACATGCTCGCGCGCGGCGTGAATCCGTCCAGCCTGGTGCTGCGCAACGGCGACCTGCTGCGCGTGGTGCCGCGCGAGGAAAACGGCGTGTACGTGATGGGCGAGGTTTCCCGTCCGATCACCGCGCTGCCGCTACGCACGGGCCGGCTCACGCTGAGCGATGCGCTGTCGCAGGCCGGCAGCTTCAACAGCGCAAGCGCGGACGCCGCGCAGCTCTACGTGATTCGCGGCGCGACGAGCGACGCGCCGCGTGTGTTCCACCTCGATGCACGCTCGCCCGTCGCGATGGTGCTGGCCAACCAGTTCGACCTGCAGCCCAAGGACGTCGTCTACGTCGACAGCAACAGCCTCGTGCGCGCCAGCCGCGTGCTGAACCTGCTGTTGCCGGCGATCAATGCCGGCTTGACGGGCGCGATCGTCACGAAATGA
- a CDS encoding polysaccharide biosynthesis tyrosine autokinase, with amino-acid sequence MNKVLMNRASCPLPETDLGDEPELVRYADLVLTNRWLVAGVAAAVFAVGAAYALLAKPVYESNLLIQVEDNTGSPDSLLGSVSSLFDAKIQAAAEIEILKSRMVVGHAVENLRLYVDAQPKRFPLIGNAIAKRAHGLSHPGLFGFGGYGWGNESIDIGTFDVPKAFEGETFELTALPDGRFRLKSGDLDRPIEGVPGQLVESTQAGGTFRIRVDALQARPGAAFRIERLSELKTLQKLQKHLNVSEIRKQSNVISVSLKGEDPDTVASILNTIGTAYIAQNVKRKSAEAEKSLAFLETVAPQLKQNLEQAEAKYNAMRRKRGTFNLGIEAQAYLQDSIATQGTLLALQQKRAEASTRFAADHPDMQALDRQIDGAQQKIDGLSARLHAFPDIEQDELRLRRDVEVGNEMYVGVLNNIQQLKLVSAGKVGNVREVDHAPVPEEPVEPRKALILALSAILGVMLGVTAAVARESLFGGVTDASDIERRTGLTVYGTIPDSAAQRAAAASAARRGYVPSLLADEHPYDPSIESLKSLRTTLSLALLDADNNRVLLTGPSPGVGKSFVSANLAAVMAAAGQRVLLVDADMRRGHLNEAFDVPRTPGLSDLLTGSVSLHGAVRRVSEGLDFMPTGTPSSRTSELLQGEPTHRLLDEMSAAYDVVIIDTPPVLAVPDASILAPHCATAFLVTRARQTTIDEIAEASKQLSRVSAGLPGVLFNGVDTRALGYRSRYGAYRYAPYGSTETNGGAPAAAGRRPRTRKEAS; translated from the coding sequence ATGAACAAAGTCCTCATGAACCGGGCATCGTGCCCATTACCCGAAACCGACCTCGGCGACGAGCCGGAACTGGTCCGGTATGCCGACCTGGTATTGACGAACCGCTGGCTGGTGGCCGGTGTCGCGGCCGCCGTGTTTGCCGTCGGCGCCGCGTATGCGCTGCTCGCGAAGCCGGTCTACGAGTCGAACCTGCTGATCCAGGTCGAGGACAACACGGGCTCGCCCGACTCGCTGCTCGGCAGCGTGTCGTCGCTCTTCGACGCGAAGATCCAGGCGGCCGCCGAAATTGAAATCCTCAAGTCGCGCATGGTCGTCGGCCATGCCGTCGAGAACCTGCGCCTGTACGTCGACGCGCAACCGAAACGCTTCCCGCTGATCGGCAACGCGATCGCCAAACGCGCGCACGGCCTGTCGCATCCCGGGCTGTTCGGCTTCGGCGGATACGGCTGGGGCAACGAATCGATCGACATCGGCACGTTCGATGTGCCGAAGGCGTTCGAGGGCGAGACGTTCGAGCTGACGGCGCTGCCCGACGGCCGCTTCCGGCTGAAAAGCGGCGATCTCGACCGGCCGATCGAAGGCGTGCCCGGGCAGCTCGTCGAGTCGACACAGGCCGGCGGCACGTTCCGCATCCGCGTGGACGCGCTCCAAGCGCGGCCGGGTGCAGCGTTCCGGATCGAACGGCTCTCCGAACTCAAGACGCTGCAGAAACTGCAGAAGCACCTGAACGTGTCGGAGATCCGAAAGCAGAGCAACGTCATCAGCGTGTCGCTGAAGGGGGAAGACCCGGACACGGTCGCTAGCATCCTCAATACGATCGGCACCGCGTACATCGCGCAGAACGTCAAGCGCAAATCGGCGGAAGCGGAGAAGTCGCTCGCGTTCCTCGAGACCGTCGCGCCGCAACTGAAGCAGAACCTCGAACAGGCGGAAGCGAAATACAACGCGATGCGGCGCAAGCGCGGCACGTTCAACCTCGGCATCGAGGCGCAGGCCTACCTGCAGGACAGTATCGCCACGCAGGGGACGCTGCTGGCGTTGCAGCAGAAGCGCGCGGAAGCATCGACGCGGTTCGCGGCCGACCATCCCGACATGCAGGCGCTCGATCGGCAGATCGACGGCGCGCAACAGAAGATCGACGGGCTGTCGGCACGTCTGCACGCGTTCCCCGATATCGAGCAGGACGAGCTGCGGCTGCGACGCGACGTCGAGGTCGGCAACGAAATGTACGTCGGCGTGCTCAACAACATCCAGCAACTGAAGCTCGTGTCGGCCGGCAAGGTCGGCAACGTGCGCGAAGTCGACCACGCGCCCGTCCCGGAAGAGCCGGTCGAGCCGCGCAAGGCGCTGATTCTCGCCCTGTCCGCGATTCTCGGCGTGATGCTGGGCGTCACGGCGGCAGTCGCGCGCGAATCGCTGTTCGGCGGCGTGACCGATGCCAGCGATATCGAGCGCCGCACCGGCCTGACCGTCTACGGCACGATCCCCGATTCGGCGGCGCAGCGCGCGGCAGCGGCCTCCGCCGCCCGGCGCGGGTACGTGCCGTCGCTGCTCGCCGACGAGCACCCGTACGACCCTTCCATCGAAAGCCTGAAAAGCCTGCGTACGACCCTCAGTCTGGCGCTGCTCGACGCGGACAACAACCGCGTGCTGCTGACGGGGCCGAGCCCCGGCGTCGGCAAGTCGTTCGTATCGGCCAACCTGGCAGCCGTGATGGCTGCCGCCGGCCAGCGCGTGCTGCTGGTCGACGCGGACATGCGGCGCGGCCACCTGAACGAAGCCTTCGACGTGCCGCGCACGCCGGGGCTGTCCGACCTGCTGACGGGAAGCGTGTCGCTGCACGGTGCCGTGCGACGCGTGTCGGAAGGACTGGATTTCATGCCGACGGGCACGCCTTCGTCGCGCACGTCGGAGCTGCTGCAGGGCGAACCGACCCATCGCCTGCTCGACGAGATGAGCGCCGCCTACGACGTCGTGATCATCGACACGCCGCCGGTGCTCGCGGTACCCGACGCCAGCATCCTGGCACCGCACTGCGCGACGGCGTTCCTCGTGACGCGCGCCCGTCAGACGACGATCGACGAGATCGCCGAAGCGTCGAAGCAGCTGAGCCGGGTCTCGGCGGGCCTGCCTGGCGTGCTGTTCAACGGCGTCGATACACGCGCGCTGGGCTATCGCTCGCGCTACGGCGCGTATCGCTATGCGCCGTACGGCTCGACCGAAACGAACGGCGGCGCGCCTGCCGCTGCCGGCCGCCGGCCGCGTACGCGGAAGGAGGCGTCATGA
- a CDS encoding XRE family transcriptional regulator produces MNQDAPKQHTDDVSSDFDLYDVGELAAKSALVLKLNALIASRGLSEEEAAALAEMTRPVVTPEQRERLRNVSLETLMVTLASLGQHVEIVVRPAKESGPVGITVSV; encoded by the coding sequence ATGAACCAAGATGCCCCGAAGCAACACACCGACGACGTATCGTCCGATTTCGACCTTTACGACGTCGGGGAACTGGCGGCCAAGTCCGCACTTGTGCTGAAGCTCAATGCGCTGATCGCGTCGCGTGGCCTGAGCGAGGAAGAGGCTGCCGCGCTGGCCGAGATGACCCGGCCGGTGGTCACACCCGAGCAGCGCGAGAGGCTTCGGAACGTTTCGCTGGAAACGCTGATGGTGACGCTCGCATCGCTCGGCCAGCATGTGGAAATCGTGGTGCGGCCCGCGAAGGAATCGGGGCCGGTGGGTATTACGGTTTCGGTCTGA
- a CDS encoding glycosyltransferase family 4 protein, translated as MRIVHVVETWVGGIATYVGALAREQIALGNEVLLICDPDKMSGTTGVDGLTLIGYRSSRHPARIPRVAREIRALLKAVDPDVIHCHSTFPGVYVRLLRHPRAKVLYTPHAWAFLKKDVGTVTRLGYALTERLLARRCDRIVCMSLEELRAARKYRMPMSKVDLVYTGIAADDARAVLDRPSGNATIRVGYFGRLDYQKGFDIVLDAIPALKAGIEINVYGMAVRGGVETGRGDDSRIVYHGWVDAAATKAAMQAMDVVIVPSRWEGLALVPIEAMRAGKVLVVSGESSLPEQVIHGYNGIILTELTGPCLADNLNRLTVDNCRRMGNNARHVFDQTFRQEHFLKSLMRIYEQA; from the coding sequence ATGAGGATCGTCCATGTGGTGGAAACCTGGGTGGGCGGCATCGCCACCTACGTCGGCGCGCTGGCTCGCGAGCAGATCGCGCTCGGCAACGAAGTCCTGCTGATCTGCGACCCCGACAAGATGTCCGGCACGACCGGCGTGGACGGGCTGACGCTGATCGGCTACCGGTCGAGCCGGCACCCGGCGCGCATCCCGCGGGTCGCGCGCGAGATCCGCGCATTGCTGAAGGCCGTCGACCCGGACGTGATCCACTGCCACAGCACGTTCCCCGGCGTGTACGTGCGCCTGCTCCGGCATCCCCGCGCGAAGGTCCTCTATACGCCGCATGCGTGGGCGTTCCTGAAGAAGGATGTCGGCACCGTCACGCGGCTGGGCTACGCGCTGACCGAGCGCCTGCTGGCCCGCCGGTGCGACCGGATCGTCTGCATGTCGCTGGAGGAACTGCGGGCCGCGCGCAAGTACCGGATGCCGATGTCGAAGGTGGACCTCGTCTATACGGGGATCGCCGCCGACGACGCGAGGGCCGTTCTCGACCGCCCGTCCGGCAACGCGACGATCCGGGTCGGCTACTTCGGGCGCCTCGATTATCAGAAGGGTTTCGACATCGTGCTCGATGCGATACCCGCGCTGAAGGCCGGCATCGAAATCAACGTGTACGGCATGGCAGTGCGCGGCGGCGTCGAGACGGGCCGCGGCGACGATTCACGGATCGTCTACCACGGCTGGGTCGACGCCGCTGCTACGAAGGCCGCGATGCAGGCCATGGACGTCGTGATCGTGCCGTCCCGCTGGGAAGGGTTGGCGCTGGTGCCGATCGAGGCGATGCGTGCCGGCAAGGTGCTCGTCGTCTCCGGCGAAAGCTCGCTGCCCGAGCAGGTGATCCATGGCTACAACGGCATCATCCTCACCGAGCTCACCGGGCCGTGCCTCGCCGACAACCTGAACCGCCTGACGGTCGACAACTGCCGGCGCATGGGCAACAACGCGCGGCACGTGTTCGACCAGACCTTCAGGCAGGAACACTTCCTGAAATCGCTGATGCGGATCTATGAACAAGCCTGA
- a CDS encoding helix-turn-helix domain-containing protein — protein MNRDEYPQCADNVLVDLEFDDAQALTTKAALALKLNELIDQRGLTRFEAASIIGMTQPKVSQVRRYRLRNISLERLMQALVSLGQHVEIVVQPARRSRSAGITVAA, from the coding sequence ATGAATCGCGACGAATATCCTCAGTGCGCCGACAACGTGCTTGTCGACCTGGAATTCGATGATGCCCAGGCACTGACGACCAAGGCCGCGCTCGCTCTCAAGCTAAACGAACTGATCGACCAGCGTGGCCTGACTCGGTTCGAGGCGGCGTCCATCATTGGAATGACACAACCGAAGGTATCCCAAGTGCGTCGCTACAGACTCCGGAACATTTCTCTGGAGCGGCTGATGCAAGCGCTGGTGTCGCTGGGCCAGCATGTGGAAATCGTGGTGCAGCCTGCAAGACGCTCGCGTTCGGCTGGTATCACTGTCGCAGCGTGA
- a CDS encoding SymE family type I addiction module toxin, whose translation MAGANHNAPTYFRDCFLSPQSSSQSGRLVPHIRLTDMAPPVMYLWTKLSGRWIEAAGFDPEQRLQIEVSHKRLVITPVDDAGSDHRTRHERPDDDPATGRQLESVMAGEAQ comes from the coding sequence ATGGCTGGCGCGAATCATAACGCACCGACGTATTTCCGCGATTGTTTTCTCTCCCCGCAATCGTCTTCTCAATCTGGCCGCCTCGTCCCGCACATCAGGCTGACCGACATGGCACCGCCTGTCATGTATCTGTGGACGAAATTGTCCGGCCGGTGGATCGAGGCAGCGGGTTTCGATCCCGAGCAGCGCTTGCAGATCGAGGTATCGCACAAGCGGCTGGTGATTACCCCGGTCGATGATGCGGGCAGCGATCATCGCACAAGGCACGAACGCCCCGACGACGATCCCGCAACGGGCCGGCAACTGGAATCGGTGATGGCAGGAGAAGCACAATGA
- a CDS encoding peptidylprolyl isomerase, which produces MKKHHLSIVSTLIALACAGGMPAARAAGPKPDSSLPPGVEAVVNNVPIPRIDIDEAIKTSGQPDTPALRAQVKQNLIIQKLIEQAAEKANYGVRPEVNKVVMRARTIASTDLYLHEMARPQPVTDAQVKARYDQIVASAAPFQYRAEVIAVRSPAEANEIVAELKKGTAFDALAKKFNTTPNGGIAEWADLHTPVAEGNTAGVPVPVAQAITTLQPGAISAPIRVGDAFAFVKLDEKRKTVVPTFDAAKNVLRQQLEAQADQRAMAALVEKLASQATIQQ; this is translated from the coding sequence ATGAAGAAGCATCATCTTTCCATCGTATCCACCCTGATCGCACTCGCGTGTGCCGGCGGCATGCCTGCTGCGCGCGCCGCCGGCCCGAAACCCGATTCGTCATTGCCGCCGGGTGTCGAGGCGGTCGTGAACAACGTGCCGATTCCGCGTATCGACATCGACGAGGCGATCAAGACGTCCGGTCAGCCCGACACGCCGGCACTGCGCGCGCAGGTCAAGCAGAACCTGATCATCCAGAAGCTGATCGAGCAGGCTGCCGAGAAGGCGAACTACGGCGTGCGTCCGGAAGTGAACAAGGTCGTGATGCGTGCCCGCACGATCGCGTCGACGGATCTCTACCTGCACGAAATGGCCCGCCCGCAGCCGGTGACCGACGCGCAGGTCAAGGCACGTTACGACCAGATCGTCGCGAGCGCCGCGCCGTTCCAGTACCGCGCGGAAGTGATCGCCGTGCGCAGCCCGGCAGAGGCGAACGAGATCGTCGCGGAACTGAAGAAGGGCACCGCGTTCGACGCGCTCGCGAAGAAGTTCAACACGACGCCGAACGGCGGTATCGCCGAATGGGCGGACCTGCATACGCCGGTGGCGGAAGGGAACACGGCCGGCGTGCCGGTACCGGTCGCACAGGCGATCACGACGCTGCAGCCGGGCGCCATCTCGGCGCCGATCCGAGTGGGCGACGCCTTCGCGTTCGTGAAGCTCGACGAGAAGCGGAAGACCGTCGTGCCGACGTTCGACGCGGCGAAGAACGTGCTGCGCCAGCAGCTCGAAGCGCAGGCGGATCAGCGGGCAATGGCTGCGTTGGTCGAGAAGCTTGCTTCGCAGGCGACGATTCAGCAGTAA